Part of the Scylla paramamosain isolate STU-SP2022 chromosome 22, ASM3559412v1, whole genome shotgun sequence genome, TCACCTGGTCTAGGATAAGCAATAAGGAGTCTCACACCTGCTTGCAGTCAGTTATCACCGTCTCCTGCTAAGTACATCCACTAGCTTTTTCAAGTACACTATGAGGTTTATGGTTCCTATGCATATAATGCTGCAAAATCTAGATGCTGAAGTGATTCTAGTAACACAACAattacaaaaatacataaatttcttattctatcTAATATCTGGCTTCTTACAATACAAGAAAAGTATGTACAAGAAACAAATGGACAGTCCTATGAAGGAAACTTACACTTGAAGAgcaaaataaaactgaaatttGACAGAAGTGCAAGAGTTCCACGCGATGTGTGTTGGAAATACTCACCaatactgactgacttactCCCACAGAGAAGTGTTTTCACATCTTGCTTATTTGTAGAACAAACATGTAGGCAGGTAAGGATGAGGAATACAAGGCAAACACACTTCCCTCACAACACACCATCAAGAACTGTTGTCTGGAAACTTGACTCAAGTGAGCTCAGTTGAAGATAGAATGGAAAAAGCGTGATTCAGGGTATCATGAGATATACTAAATAAATCTTCACAATAACCAGAGGGCAGTAGTAGGTTGGTAGAATGACAGAGTACACTACATTAGATGAGATATCACAAAAACTACAAATATAGGAAAGCTTCAAAATAGATGAAAAACTGCACAAGTCTATTCTGCTAGAAACTTCCTTTCCTAAAGTTTACAAAGTTGAAAGTGAAGTCTACACAAAGAGAACTCGACTAAAATACAATATTCATGTTTTAACAATGAAAAGATCTAGTTTGTCATGCagtcaaaaaatgaataaataaaaataaaataaaacaaaataaataaataaataaataaatagcaggtCATTAGTCACAAGCATACAACAATCATACAAGTCAGTCATGTGCAAAACAAGTCAGCATGCAACACAGTTCTGGAAAGTCAGGTGGAAATCAAGTCTGTGGTGAGGCTGGAGGTCAGGTTCAAGTTACCAGTAAGTCAGGAGTTGAGAGCTGAAGTCAGGCACAAATCAAGTAAAGTGATTAAGTCTCATGGTGGAGGTTGCACAGTCAGGCAGAGGATCAGTCACATTGCATGTCAAAATATATTTCGCTTTAAAATCTAGTAATTTTCAGCGAGagcctttcattttcttgtttgacCAATTTTCTTGTGCATGAAACTGATCTTTTGAATTCAATGTGGTGTGAGCAATATTACCAGTGGCATTGTGTGATTGTAATTAAGCAAGCAATGAACCTTAGCAAAAGCAAAACTGTCATAACCATTTCTTTGCCATTTTGAGAAGCAACAAAACCAGATGTAGTGTTGTTGTGTGGCCATCAGGGTAACTTGGCAATGTTTAGCTGACCATGAGctgcctgcaggaggaggaggcaaggagggcgGAGAGGAGCACGTGAAAGAGCGAAGGTGAAGAGTGAAGTTTAAATGGACAAATGTTAAGGGAGGTAGGAATGCATGGAGTGcaaagaggggaaaaatcagTCACATGGCAGGCCATAAAAAGAATGGGGGCAATGGTTGCATGGATATGAGTAAAATTTGTTTGAAATTAACTCACAAAGCCATGGTGAATAATGCCCAAACACAGCAGTGCAGCACACCAGCCATTATTGTAGCAGGAACAGCAGTGAAGGGCAGAAATAAAACACAGATTGTGAAGGTTGAACAAACCCACACTGGGGACATTTCTTACCACCATTAAACACTTGGCCATCACCCAGTAAAGAGaaacgcgcacgcacacacacacacacacacacacacacacacacattcaacatTCATTAGAAGAACAGATATGTATATCACACATTAATATGTAAACTATATTAAAGAACAGGTAACTTTTAACTAGGCTGACATATATGGAGGACAGACAGCATGAAGACACTGTTCAATATTGTTAGGGTGATACAGACCCCacacaacaaaagaaaacttaaaataataaatgactATACACAGATAGAGAGGATCTGGTAAGTATGTGTTAGTAAGTTGAAAATTCTTTAACAAATAATACTTGAACATAAGAATCAGATTCCAAACAAACATGTACTGGCATCATTAGCACAACCCAAGGCAAGGGTGCTGGCCCAGGAACCTTTTGGCCCAGCCCACACTGCCCTACACACCTTCACACAGAACACAGGCAAGGGAACTGTGCACATCATTTCagtaagtggagagagagagagagagagagagagagagagagagagagagagagagagagagagagagagagagagagagagagagagagagagagagagagagagagagagagagagagagagagaggaagagagagagagagagagagagagagagagagagagagagagagagagagagagagagagagagagagagagagagagagagagagagagagagagagagagagagagagagagagagagagagagagagagagagagagagagagagagagagagagagagagagagagagagagagagagagagaaaatctgaCCTACACAGACATCCTGATACATAAGTATACATCTAATGCACTAGAATATTTATAAATGTATTTTATATAAGGAAGCTCAGGGTGGGTTGAGATGATTAACCTTACTTACAGCAGTCACAGGAGATAGTGAGGTACCTGGAGGCTGCAAACTTAGGTAGTGGGGAGTAGAGTTACAGTTAAGGGAGTCAGAGTGCTACTCTTAGGATGGATTCCTTCTGGTGAAAAGTGCGTGAGAAAACTTAAGGCACATCTGAAGAATTACTTCATGAAAAATTCATAGATGGGAATGTTATGCAACACATAGTTTCAGTACCTAGTCAGTTCACAAGTTACTATCAAGATTGGACTTTGAATTACTGACTCCTGTTCCCAGCCTCACAAGGAATTCCTTGTCTTTGATACAAGTCATCAATATAAATTTAAGTAATGAAGTCAAAtgggttttttatttttaatgttctatatgagaaattaaatgaataaatgaacagagTTACCCAGTCTGTTGATAACTTTGAGTATATGGAAAACTACACcaattatttcctcctcccaatTTCCAAATCTCTGTTAAATCTATCCCTTTTCAAGCCCTTTATTGATTCACCATTCATTAAACTGAGGTACAGGAACCCTGatatgtgtgtggtgatgggagACTCAGGGCAGGGATGCTGGGGGGAGGTGCAGGGAAATGGTAAGCAATGGTAGGAAGCCCCTGGAGGATGGTGTGAGGAGTTGGGAGGGTGGCAGGTTAATTAGAAGGCGTACCTGAAGCAGCAGGGCTTGGCACCACCACTGGGTTTGTGTCAGAGCCTGCAGCAGCCAACTCCTCAAACTCACACCTGTCCAAGACGCGGATCTTCCAGCCCAGGTAACGGTGAGTGaaacactgcaacacaacatacacatatacatcaGCTGCAAATAACTAGTGTTTGTATTCACAGACTGATGGTTAAGTGACAAATTTTTGTATcctgtattttgaaatgcttAAGTTGTTCATtacaattattttcaaaggccacaggtaTAACTATTCTAAATTTCACTGGTGTTTTTTCTCACTAATGTTGCAGAATCATTTTTGAACTTTCTTGAACTATCACTCTTGATTATGAAAGCACTttttgaaaatcccaataactcCTGCttgagcctgttaaaagtaagCAGTCTGATAAGGTAGCCAAACATTTGAGGATACTGTCCATAATGTTAAACAATGAAATAGCTTTGGCTTGATGTACACACAAGTCTCGTCAATACACATAATGGCAAGAGTATGACAGTGTTTGAGGTGAAGGTGCAGAGTGCCTGACCCACCTGGTAGTACACAGTGTCTGGGGTGTTGGCATCAGGGGTCCACTGCAGCACACCAGGCTGGCCCTCCTCACAGTTAAGCTGCAGTGTGCGCTGGTAGGCCCCAAAGGAGTTGAAAGCTCCTGCTGGCTGGTTCGGGTCCTCCACCCACTCACAGAGACGACCAAGGCCAGTGGGCACAGGCTTGCCTTCCCTATCCTGCTCCACACCGGCAAACACTCGAATCCGCTGGAAGCAAAAAATGTGCTACATGTTACATCCTCACAAGACACAAAATTGTGACACAAGTACTTGTCTTAAGTTCAATTCTCTAATCCCTATGATGACTAACACCCACAAAATAAGGAGCTCACCTCCCGTTCAGCAGGTGTCTTGAATGCATAGCCTCCCTCGGGGTCATCAGTGATGTAGAATGGGTGGTCACGCTCGGGTCTGTCGGGGTTGTTGCCACCCTCCACCACGAAAGTGTAGGTCTTGCCGCGCACCACATGGATCTCCGGGATGAGGAGGCCATTGATGTACCAGGCGATGCCCCAGCCCACGTGTCCTGttgtgaagggaggagaggactgaTGCTGCAAAACTTATTGGGAGACACAGGGTGGCATTAGTACACTAAGTAGTAAAACAAAATTCTTGGCATGAAGTGCTGGAAAAGTAAAATCATGTCAAGTGAAggacgaaaagagaaaaaaggagcaaGAATATGAGAATGCAAGAAGTGACACGAAGTGAcagactgataaatagataagtttaTTCAccacagagtaaaaaaaaaaaaaaaacaataatagaacATACAAATGCTTCATGAATACAAAATAACTTCAGACTGCTAAAAGTAACTGTAGTccaacacaaaatatacaaaactgcaTAAAACAAAGAACTGTACAATAAAACACATAATGGTAATATCAAGAAGCGTCATGAGAAGACAACACaaatgaaaactctctctctctctctctctctctctctctctctctctctctctctacctgtgatGGAGTTGTAGCCACTATCGCCGCCAGTGGGACCAATCTGGGCATACATGACGCCATCCTCAGGCTCGTTGCAAGGGATGGGCGGAATGTACCAGGCGTTGTTAGTCTCTGGGGCGGGTGGCGGCTTGCTGGGGCCACTCTGGGGCTTGGACTGGGGTGTATCCTCTGGCACTGGGCAGTTCCACTCTGGTGTCCTCCCAAAGTCCACAATCATGTTACCTGGGAATATAGTGACCATGAAGCttttaaaggaaatgaaaagaaagcaaggaaaacaacagCCATTTACTTCTATTTTCCACGACTCCtccagggaaagaaaagaagggaagggagcaaGCACACCATACCTCTGAGGCGCAGGGAGTGGTAGGAGGTGTGGCCCTGGGAGTTGACAGGACCCACTGCCCAGATTACGGCCTGGGAACCATTGGTGAGGATGGGCATGTCTGTGGGGTCGGCGGCAGCGAGGGGGCGTTGGAAGGTCAGCATTGTGAAGTCGTTGATGAGAGCAGCGTTCAGGAGACGGACATTGTTGCGGCTGCCCTGgagtgggagggaaaggtgCGTTTCAGAAAGAGGGAGGTAGACAGAGACGGAGAGAGCACAACTGTAGCTTATATATTAGCATCATGAGAGGTAAAGatcgaaggaaaacaaacacacagggcGAATGTCAAACAGCGGCTCCTAATCTGAAAAGCTTCACTTTCTCGCTatgactatttccaaaggctacagagatgattaaccgggttctcaagagtgtttctcctcttcataaCGTAAAAAAcctaaaaacccgtgtaattttaactagagctttttgaatgtagtggagatgcgggaCAGatatgtttcagaatatagtacagaaaacgaaaaacagaCACAGCATCTTCAACACTCACTTCCTCATGTCACATGCTGCACTTACCTGGATCTCAGAATCGGGACAGGAACCACGGCCCCCTTGGCACTGAGCCTTGGCACCCAGGTGGTAGTCCTGCGCCTCACCTCTGCCGCTAGCCTGATCCagccacgccaccaccacatcGCCGCCCACCATCACCGACCTTGAGGGATTCCCGGACGTTCCAAATGACATGTACTGGCCATCATCTATAATGGAAAGCAGGTGGGAAATCCAGACGTGAGGAGGACAGAGGGAAATGACAagcttaatgaaaaaaaaaaaaaaagggaaatgacaagcttaatgaaaaaaaaaagttcgtaaAAATCAACTTCCTGGGAAAGAGATTGAGTAGAGTGACTGAAGGGATTAGTGGAAGTCGATTGTGAGGGAGTTAAGCCAAGGGTGTTGGGAAAGACACGTAGAAAGGGATCAAGGTGGCTTAGAGATACATGCGTAGGGAAAGAAGATTATAGCATATGcgtcggaagagagagagagagagagagagagagagagagagagagagagagagagagagagagagagagagagagagagagagagagagagagagagagagagataagggggGATTAAGGGAGATGAAGATGGAAAGCTAGGCTGGAGACGCGAGATACTACCTAATCGGACTAAAGAAATTGATCCTTTCATCAGCTGTAGGAGAAACTGTTCGGGGACTTCAGGCTGGAGAGAAGCGGGGGGTActgggaggggtggagggagaggagtggtagggacgagggaaggggaaactgtgaggggtggaaggaggaaggggggcacagggaagggtggagagactgggagagggagggaggttaaTTAGGAGTAGAGAGCAAGTATAAGTAtataggaggaggggaggggagggggaaggggaagggagaaattagtagtctagaggaggaggaaatgggaaggggctgagatgggaggggaaggaagctctctctctctctctctctctctctctctctctctctctctctctctctctctctctctctctctctctctctaagaaacaAGTGAAAATAACAATAGTGCAAGAGCCAAAATAAGGAATACTTTCGGTgcgtttcgtgtgtgtgtgtgtgtgtgtgtgtgtgtgtgtgtgtgtgtgtgtgtgtgtgtgtgtgtgtgtgtgtgtgtgtgtgttcgaagaTGACGCACGTGCTAACATTAACCTTCTCTTCGATTCCAAGTAcgtacacaacacacactaatGAGAAATACTGATACGAAATACATGTATGAGAAATAGTGAGAGGAGCGGCGTGATCCCTTACAGACGATCCATTACTTAGCAGGCATCACTCTGCAAAAATCCTGCCATCATCACGGAAAGGATCTGACCATCCAGAAACCATCCAAGAAGCAAACCTGATGATCAACCATCCGAGTCACTAAGAAAACAAGCCCAAGTAGTGCAAACGGGGTAGGcctaacagaaagagagagaaaaagagaaaaaaaaaaccattatccttctcttcctcatctgtgACAGAAGTGAAAACTTTCTCCTAACTCTTCCATTCCGGCGACAAATGAAATCTAGCTCCTCGGACCgcgtcaaggagagagagagagagagagagagagagagagagagagagagagagagagagagagagagagagagagagagagtttgggccAGTGAGTTAGGAACAAGTTAGGGCGTGGTGTCAAGTAAATGGGccgtctttattttctctctctctctctctctctctctctctctctctctctctctctctctctctctctctctctctctctgccccttcGATCTCTTGCCTATATTGACCCCAAGCCTTAAGCAGCTCTCCTCCGGCCCCATAATTTGCCAAAAGGTTTTGTGGTCTAAAAAAAGTTCTAAACACGACGTTCAGTGgggggcagagggagggaagaagggagatagaCATGACAGTTATTTAAATTCTGCGGGAGATAATTTAAAGCTAggtgaacttattattattattatcattattattattattattattattgttatcagcaTCATAATTTCCTGCAGTGTCGGTTTCCCTCACCATTAATCTAATTCTTCATAAGAGGTTCCAGTAATCcttttcacaaacacacaaacacacacacacatacattctcaTCAACCACTGCACACTAATTCTTTCCCCTTAAACTGCACGGCCTCGGCTTCTCTCCCCTGTTTTCCTTTCCGatttctgctcttccttttcccctgaCCTACGCTGCTGCTCCGATGCACGGCTGGAATGATTTTCCTAAATACACGGATACAGTCTACGAGGCATCGCATTTCCAACTGGCCTTTGTCTTCAAGAGTTTGCAACGTCAACAAATCATTTATATgctaattaactttttttttttattctcaagGACTTGCTATTTCATctagtttgtttttcctctacaagatttcgtaatgttttttaaAAGCTTCTTTTTCGACAATATTCACACACGCATCATATTTTACATCAataacttctcttcctttttaccaACTTTCACATATGCTACAGCAAATAGTCAACTACTTTTATCTTTGGCAGAAAGTCACTAGAGGGCGCGACGTAGTATTTCCTGGGactgtgggtggtgtgtgtgtgtgtgtgtgagagagagagagagagagagagagagagagagagagagagagagagagagagagagagagagagagagagaaagagagactctAACAGACAGACGAAGCGCCATCCTTCATATCTAAATGGAAATACAAGACCTGCCACCAATCGATCTATTTTGATCTGCTGACGAAGGGAAAAGAAACCAATGCCGATCTTCTCCTGGGCTAAGTCACGTCTCCCTTCGTCAGAAATTCCCCCCAAATCGCTGACGTGGCGGCTGGCACTGCCTCTCCCATCTACGCCTGTGTCGCGCCTGTCTCACCGGAGTCTCCCGTGTCTACATcactgtctgcctgtttgtttgtctcttctgTTCTAAGCGTTTTTCTGTGACTCTTACTTTTCTTACCTGTATTCGAATAATTTTTCTTGACGCTTTTATTAAACTtatgataaaagataataaaaccGATATTCTTACATGActaaaagagataaggaaataaataaataaaggggacATGACATAAAAGtttcgcaaacacacacacacaccacacacacacacacacacacacacacacacacacacacagaatgatgAAATTTAAGAACAAGAGGCAGAAATCAAAACTTCATCTCACAATAAATTACCCcacgcccccccaaaaaaaagatgcatttgagagaaaacaaagagaaaaatgggaaggggaaagatatgaaggaaaaaaaaaacaaaaacaaatagacaatatatatatatatatatatatatatatatatatatatatatatatatatatatatatatatatatatatatatatatatatatatatatatatatatatatatatatatatatatatatatatatatatatatatatatatatatatatatatatgtatatatatatatatatatatatatatatatatatatatatatatatatatatatatatatatatatatatatatatataaaatatataaaagaggaaacaaatgaaGTGAACACAAATCTGAAGAAAACTACATGTAAAggttagaagaggaagaagggaagggtaagaaagacaaatagaagAACGACAAGGAATGaacgggtggaggaggaagaagaaggaagactgaaAATAGACGagcgagagaagaagaaacatggaagaggaggaggaagagaaggttggAAAGATTTAACGGACTAACGGACGAaaaagatgcagagagagagagagagagagagagagagagagagagagagagagagagagagagagagagagagagagagagagagagagagagcggcaaaAGAGAAGTGCATGAgccagagggaggaggaaaggtacaGGGTAGAGAAGGGcaagaggtaggaggaggaaatgcacAGGGTAAACTCACCGATCCTGCCCACCAACTGCATCACGATACTCTCTCCGGCCACGGCCCAGCGAACCTCCAGCGCCAGGTCGTCCCAAAGCACCTCACAGTTCAGCTTGGTctggaaagggaggggaggtgaggtgagtgcgagacgaggaggaggaggaggaggaggaggaggaggaggaggaggaggaggaggaggagagaataaacaGTGATCAAGAATAAGACGGATAAGTtacagaaaacaagagagggattgggggtggggggaggaggaggaggaggaggaggaggaggaggaggaggaggaggaggaggaggaggaggaggaggagaaacacaacTACAAAGGAAAGCTTTATATCATTGAATGCAAATGTAAATGACGTTGAAAGATGGTGgctaacatctctctctctctctctctctctctctctctctctcgagtcgTAGGCACCACCCAAGTGTAAGCAAACTCGCTTGTGAGATATTACGTAACAGAATCACTTACTGTATCGGCCATTAtctgggagggaggaatgggagggacaACAAAAGGACAGCGGGGAtgagacaggagggagggggttggggagaggcaggggagggaagagatgggtAAAGAGAGAACAAGACAAGATGCTTTGTGGTGGGCCCGAGTGggtgggacacacacacacacacacacacacacacacacacacacacacacacacacacacacacacacacacacacacacatcaaagaaGTCGAGGCTTTACAATGAGTATAGGGAAGGATCTCGAGGGACGAAGGTGTCTTTCGCTAGATGGAAGAGAATAATGCTCTTTGGGAAGAATTGCCATTAAGGAGATGCAAGGGAATAATTTACAAGATGAATATGGTGAAGCTGGCTAGAGTATATTACACAACCCAGAGGTGCGGTGCTTTacagaacagtggtgagagaaacACTTACCCTTAGGGCGGACACAGGCCacacaggagggaggaaaaaaaagcggGACAGAATCACATGCAAAGTCTACTGTAAtaagtgtttaataataatacaggTGGAGGCCAAAATACAGAGACACTGCAGCAATACAGAGGCTGGGAAGGGAGCGGGGCGCGGGAGAAGCGCTCGTGTTATGGAAGGTGGGCTTAGACCGCATGCCGGGCTTAGACTGCTCGTCAGACTCAGACTGTGCATCGGGCTCAGACTGCACGTCAGGCTCAGGCTCAGACTTCACATCAGGCTCAGGCTCAGACTTCACGTCAGGCTCAGGCTCAGACTTTACGTCAGGCTCGGGCTCAGAGTGCACGTCAGGCTCGGGCTCAGGCTCAGAATGCACGTCAGGCTCAGACTGTACGTCCGGCTCAGGCTCAGACTGCAAGTCGAGCTCAGACAGCAAGTCCTCAGCGTGTCGCTGCGATCCAGACTGCAAAATGGAGGGATGACTATTTTTGGCACAATGATTTGACCCAAATGGTGAGGCAATGATATCTCTACTAACACAAACTGACAAATTTATACCCCCGTacacacccacaaaaaaaaaaaaaaagaaaataatattaatgctTTATAATGTTAGTAGAAGAATCAAACTAATCTAAATTGCAAGGTAAGAATGTATCTAAGTAACCAGCATTTGACACTCTTAAAACTCTGGTACAGATTCGCTGGGAAGTATGTGACTTAGTAATTTTGTGTGTGAAACCAAGCTGTATGTAGCACACCTCTGGCCCAGGTGGCGAGGCAGCAATGTGCCTACTGGCAACT contains:
- the LOC135111452 gene encoding protein Skeletor, isoforms B/C-like, whose amino-acid sequence is MGRRRNTLELSWCLAVLACLVSGGAAKGYYGTRIGRLEPLHHQVKGEVYAVDSRTIHIRGFSYDGTAPDAFFYAGSTQTPSNDGFIIPDENGGVQPLGLYRNKDVTLTLPEGKTLKDIKWISIWCRAYSIDFGHTMVSKNLDYPRPQKIDALPTFQHGLSSDRVVVVDAQTFLVPNFNYDGLGPDAYFWVGKGSRPDNNGIVVPDENGSEEPLKKYSGKTIVITLPGELTVFDVDYLGVWCRAFSANFGHILLPSSLNVPPSLKMLGVAPQTKLNCEVLWDDLALEVRWAVAGESIVMQLVGRIDDGQYMSFGTSGNPSRSVMVGGDVVVAWLDQASGRGEAQDYHLGAKAQCQGGRGSCPDSEIQGSRNNVRLLNAALINDFTMLTFQRPLAAADPTDMPILTNGSQAVIWAVGPVNSQGHTSYHSLRLRGNMIVDFGRTPEWNCPVPEDTPQSKPQSGPSKPPPAPETNNAWYIPPIPCNEPEDGVMYAQIGPTGGDSGYNSITGHVGWGIAWYINGLLIPEIHVVRGKTYTFVVEGGNNPDRPERDHPFYITDDPEGGYAFKTPAERERIRVFAGVEQDREGKPVPTGLGRLCEWVEDPNQPAGAFNSFGAYQRTLQLNCEEGQPGVLQWTPDANTPDTVYYQCFTHRYLGWKIRVLDRCEFEELAAAGSDTNPVVVPSPAASGTPSN